One window from the genome of Canis lupus familiaris isolate Mischka breed German Shepherd unplaced genomic scaffold, alternate assembly UU_Cfam_GSD_1.0 chrUn_S1650H1843, whole genome shotgun sequence encodes:
- the LOC119878471 gene encoding ral guanine nucleotide dissociation stimulator-like isoform X3, with translation MFSCCRPTSGGSGSQEPQGCRLFQCCRLWLQHKNQRLRAFIRRRRQGARASAGKAPPICPTKPSRTELLEQEFQQLLPALLRRDVISVFIFLDNCHGFATTDEVLDLLFTKYGCIAAACGGDDAVLQRWKLAICCILEIWMDYYQEDFCRLPQSASLKKILEFIRQRMPGTDVELRARRYLQQLRRLHAAEPEAGASARAKDPEALPEPAPAPTVGPAASDGPEVLEAALAAGAEGLAPAEVPAGEAKPLQIVVTALDHGCALDEPRAPAATPEEEQALAPAIGVPRVPEPPIASGTTGFNLCAAP, from the exons ATGTTCTCCTGCTGCCGGCCCACCtctgggggctctggctcccaggaaccccaggggtgCCGCTTGTTCCAATGCTGTAGGCTTTGGCTCCAGCATAAAAACCAACGCCTCAGGGCGTTTATCAGGAGGCGCCGTCAG GGTGCAAGGGCCTCGGCCGGGAAGGCGCCTCCCATCTGCCCGACGAAGCCCAGCCGGACGGAGCTGCTGGAGCAGGAATTCCAACAACTGCTGCCCGCCTTGCTGCGCAGGGATGTCATCTCCGTTTTCATCTTTTTAGACAACTGTCATGGATTTGCCACCACCGACGAGGTGCTGGATCTGCTGTTTACGAA ATATGGGTGCATCGCAGCTGCGTGTGGTGGCGACGACGCGGTCCTGCAGCGCTGGAAACT ggccatctgCTGCATCCTGGAGATATGGATGGACTATTATCAGGAGGACTTTTGTCGGCTCCCCCAATCTGCCTCCCTGAAGAAGATTCTGGAATTCATAAGGCAGCGCATGCCAGGCACAGACGTGGAGCTCCGTGCCCGGCGTTACCTGCAACAACTCAGACGCCTCCATGCAgcggagccagaggctgggg CTTCGGCCCGAGCAAAAGACCCTGAAGCACTTCCGGAGCCCGCCCCAGCCCCAACTGTGGGGCCTGCTGCCTCGGATGGGCCTGAAGTGCTCGAGGCCgccctggctgctggggctgagggcttggcCCCAGCTGAGGTGCCAGCTGGGGAGGCGAAGCCCCTGCAGATAGTGGTCACTGCTCTAGATCACGGCTGCGCCCTGGACGAGCCACGTGCACCTGCGGCCACCCCGGAGGAGGAGCAGGCCCTGGCACCTGCAATCGGGGTCCCCAGAGTGCCAGAGCCGCCAATTGCCTCCGGGACAACTGGCTTCAACCTCTGCGCAGCCCCCTGA
- the LOC119878471 gene encoding ral guanine nucleotide dissociation stimulator-like isoform X2, with protein sequence MFSCCRPTSGGSGSQEPQGCRLFQCCRLWLQHKNQRLRAFIRRRRQGARASAGKAPPICPTKPSRTELLEQEFQQLLPALLRRDVISVFIFLDNCHGFATTDEVLDLLFTKYGCIAAACGGDDAVLQRWKLAICCILEIWMDYYQEDFCRLPQSASLKKILEFIRQRMPGTDVELRARRYLQQLRRLHAAEPEAGATASARAKDPEALPEPAPAPTVGPAASDGPEVLEAALAAGAEGLAPAEVPAGEAKPLQIVVTALDHGCALDEPRAPAATPEEEQALAPAIGVPRVPEPPIASGTTGFNLCAAP encoded by the exons ATGTTCTCCTGCTGCCGGCCCACCtctgggggctctggctcccaggaaccccaggggtgCCGCTTGTTCCAATGCTGTAGGCTTTGGCTCCAGCATAAAAACCAACGCCTCAGGGCGTTTATCAGGAGGCGCCGTCAG GGTGCAAGGGCCTCGGCCGGGAAGGCGCCTCCCATCTGCCCGACGAAGCCCAGCCGGACGGAGCTGCTGGAGCAGGAATTCCAACAACTGCTGCCCGCCTTGCTGCGCAGGGATGTCATCTCCGTTTTCATCTTTTTAGACAACTGTCATGGATTTGCCACCACCGACGAGGTGCTGGATCTGCTGTTTACGAA ATATGGGTGCATCGCAGCTGCGTGTGGTGGCGACGACGCGGTCCTGCAGCGCTGGAAACT ggccatctgCTGCATCCTGGAGATATGGATGGACTATTATCAGGAGGACTTTTGTCGGCTCCCCCAATCTGCCTCCCTGAAGAAGATTCTGGAATTCATAAGGCAGCGCATGCCAGGCACAGACGTGGAGCTCCGTGCCCGGCGTTACCTGCAACAACTCAGACGCCTCCATGCAgcggagccagaggctgggg CTACAGCTTCGGCCCGAGCAAAAGACCCTGAAGCACTTCCGGAGCCCGCCCCAGCCCCAACTGTGGGGCCTGCTGCCTCGGATGGGCCTGAAGTGCTCGAGGCCgccctggctgctggggctgagggcttggcCCCAGCTGAGGTGCCAGCTGGGGAGGCGAAGCCCCTGCAGATAGTGGTCACTGCTCTAGATCACGGCTGCGCCCTGGACGAGCCACGTGCACCTGCGGCCACCCCGGAGGAGGAGCAGGCCCTGGCACCTGCAATCGGGGTCCCCAGAGTGCCAGAGCCGCCAATTGCCTCCGGGACAACTGGCTTCAACCTCTGCGCAGCCCCCTGA